In Rhodoferax koreense, a genomic segment contains:
- the uraD gene encoding 2-oxo-4-hydroxy-4-carboxy-5-ureidoimidazoline decarboxylase, whose translation MTTLAELNQCDEDAFVASLGSVFEHSPWVARAVAGQRPFASAQALHDAMLGVIRAQPAQQLAEFLSVHPELAGSQARAGTMTADSISEQGALALDNLGNAENGRWDALNTAYRRKFGFPFILCVRRHTRASALRRFEARLHNEPAAEMRAAVDEIALVSRLRLAARIADHGMPQLHGQLTIQVLDGTRDRPAAEMHVELAEVGPDGRRSLLRSTTTGHDGGTREPLLGGQPLRIGQYELCFHVGDYFRGRGEAGAPVLDVVPVAFTLQEAERHYHVPLEVSPSAYRAKVVAAD comes from the coding sequence ATGACTACGCTGGCCGAACTCAACCAGTGTGACGAGGACGCCTTCGTCGCCAGCCTGGGCAGCGTGTTCGAACATTCGCCGTGGGTGGCGCGGGCCGTGGCTGGCCAGCGGCCTTTCGCCAGTGCGCAGGCATTGCATGACGCGATGCTCGGCGTCATCCGCGCGCAACCTGCGCAGCAACTGGCGGAGTTCCTGTCGGTGCATCCGGAACTCGCCGGCAGCCAGGCCCGCGCCGGCACCATGACGGCGGACTCGATCAGCGAGCAGGGCGCCTTGGCGCTCGACAACCTCGGCAACGCCGAGAACGGCCGGTGGGATGCACTCAATACCGCGTACCGCCGCAAGTTCGGTTTCCCGTTCATCCTGTGCGTGCGGCGCCACACCCGGGCCTCGGCGCTGCGCCGCTTCGAGGCCCGGCTGCACAACGAGCCGGCGGCGGAGATGCGCGCCGCGGTCGACGAGATCGCGCTCGTCTCGCGCCTGCGGCTGGCCGCCCGCATCGCCGACCACGGGATGCCGCAGCTCCACGGGCAGTTGACGATCCAGGTGCTCGACGGCACCCGCGACCGGCCGGCGGCCGAGATGCATGTCGAACTCGCCGAGGTCGGGCCGGACGGACGCCGCAGCCTGCTGCGCTCCACCACCACCGGCCACGACGGCGGCACGCGCGAGCCCCTGCTCGGCGGCCAGCCGCTGCGGATCGGGCAGTATGAGTTGTGTTTCCACGTCGGCGACTATTTCCGCGGGCGAGGCGAAGCCGGCGCGCCGGTGCTCGACGTGGTGCCGGTCGCGTTCACGCTGCAGGAGGCGGAGCGCCATTACCACGTGCCGCTCGAGGTGAGCCCGTCGGCGTACAGGGCGAAGGTGGTGGCCGCGGATTGA
- a CDS encoding ABC transporter ATP-binding protein: MTEANSTLATPLAVSGASVRLDKVSRIYGDGPPAVDAIDLEVHGGEILALLGPSGCGKTTTLRMIAGLVTPSMGEIRIDGQLVNDVPVHKRNLGMLFQNYALFPHLSVRDNVAFGLQMRDVPKTEALARSMEALRLVRLDAYADRLPAALSGGQQQRVALARAIVYRPRLLLLDEPFGALDKKLREAMQMELRQLCNQLGLTTLLVTHDQEEALILADRIAVMRGGRIEQIGASREIYDQPRSTFVADFIGTSNFVQARVHARAGDETSLQVDGGGVWQSSVAHDFKEGQTVTVAVRPENIRLLPTADARPAGNGVSGLVTQSVFKGQNLAVWIKLPDGKDFVCTMPVEEIGVATPRPGETWHAVWPANRTLIVQSA; this comes from the coding sequence ATGACTGAAGCAAACTCAACGCTGGCCACACCTCTGGCCGTCAGCGGCGCCAGCGTGCGGCTGGACAAGGTCAGCCGCATCTACGGCGACGGCCCGCCGGCGGTCGATGCCATCGACCTGGAAGTGCATGGCGGCGAGATCCTCGCACTGCTCGGGCCTTCGGGCTGCGGCAAGACCACGACGCTGCGCATGATCGCCGGCCTGGTCACGCCGTCGATGGGCGAGATCCGCATCGACGGCCAACTGGTCAACGACGTGCCGGTGCACAAGCGCAACCTGGGCATGCTGTTCCAGAACTATGCGCTGTTCCCGCACCTGAGCGTGCGCGACAACGTGGCCTTCGGCCTGCAGATGCGCGACGTGCCCAAGACCGAAGCGCTGGCGCGCAGCATGGAGGCCCTGCGCCTGGTGCGGCTCGACGCCTATGCCGACCGGCTGCCGGCCGCGTTGTCGGGCGGCCAGCAGCAGCGCGTGGCGCTGGCGCGCGCCATCGTCTACCGGCCGCGCCTGCTGCTGCTCGACGAGCCCTTCGGCGCGCTCGACAAGAAGCTGCGCGAGGCCATGCAGATGGAGTTGCGCCAGCTGTGCAACCAGCTCGGCTTGACCACGCTGCTGGTCACGCACGACCAGGAAGAAGCCTTGATCCTGGCCGACCGCATCGCCGTGATGCGTGGCGGGCGCATCGAGCAGATCGGTGCCTCGCGCGAGATCTACGACCAGCCGCGCAGCACGTTCGTGGCCGACTTCATCGGCACCTCGAACTTCGTGCAGGCCCGGGTGCATGCGCGCGCGGGCGACGAGACCTCGCTGCAGGTGGACGGCGGCGGCGTGTGGCAATCTTCGGTGGCGCACGATTTCAAGGAGGGCCAGACCGTGACCGTGGCCGTGCGGCCGGAGAACATCCGCCTCCTGCCGACCGCCGACGCACGGCCCGCGGGCAACGGCGTGAGCGGCCTGGTGACGCAATCGGTCTTCAAGGGGCAGAACCTCGCCGTGTGGATCAAGCTGCCCGACGGCAAGGACTTCGTCTGCACCATGCCGGTCGAGGAAATCGGCGTGGCCACGCCGCGCCCCGGCGAGACCTGGCACGCCGTGTGGCCGGCCAACCGCACGCTGATCGTGCAAAGCGCATGA
- a CDS encoding ABC transporter substrate-binding protein has product MNAPQASRRNFNKLVLGAAAGVAAPMGFVRNAWAQNKQINVGIWGGAQGEFVKTKIIPKFESDFGCKVVAEEGFTLANVQKMRATKANPKFSVMFIDDVAIPICRAEDLIAQLPKANMPAMSKLYPRFGYDGFGTAVGISVASLFHNTSVKPPASYAELWDPKYAGKIKLVTPKNTPSVFFMIVAAAVKTGKPFQQAQYEIDNAFDKIAALKPNVQNIFDNGPQAANEIAQGQADIGFMDLSKYIYPATARGVPVTMSFPKEGSFAGVNCQVLVKNGPNQDVAVAFMNRMLEPAVQKALSEFAFTAPSVSGIEFSAETLKYLAYPVEEMDKRGLFIPDWTHINANRSRWTEKMNQIFSV; this is encoded by the coding sequence ATGAACGCTCCCCAAGCCTCACGCCGCAACTTCAACAAACTCGTGCTCGGCGCCGCCGCTGGCGTGGCCGCGCCAATGGGTTTCGTGCGCAACGCATGGGCACAGAACAAGCAGATCAACGTCGGCATCTGGGGCGGCGCCCAGGGCGAGTTCGTCAAGACCAAGATCATCCCGAAGTTCGAGTCCGACTTCGGCTGCAAGGTGGTGGCCGAGGAAGGCTTCACGCTGGCCAACGTGCAGAAGATGCGCGCCACCAAGGCCAATCCGAAGTTCTCGGTGATGTTCATCGACGACGTGGCCATTCCGATCTGCCGCGCCGAAGACCTGATCGCCCAGCTGCCCAAAGCCAACATGCCCGCCATGAGCAAGCTGTATCCGCGCTTCGGCTACGACGGCTTCGGCACCGCCGTGGGCATCTCGGTGGCCAGCCTGTTCCACAACACCAGCGTGAAGCCGCCAGCCAGCTATGCCGAACTGTGGGATCCGAAGTACGCCGGCAAGATCAAGCTCGTCACGCCGAAGAACACGCCCTCGGTGTTCTTCATGATCGTGGCTGCCGCCGTGAAGACCGGCAAGCCGTTCCAGCAGGCGCAGTACGAGATCGACAACGCCTTCGACAAGATCGCCGCCCTGAAGCCCAACGTGCAGAACATCTTCGACAACGGCCCGCAGGCCGCCAATGAGATCGCCCAGGGCCAGGCCGACATCGGCTTCATGGACCTGTCCAAGTACATCTACCCGGCCACGGCCAGGGGCGTGCCGGTCACCATGTCCTTCCCCAAGGAAGGCAGCTTCGCCGGCGTGAACTGCCAGGTGCTGGTGAAGAACGGCCCGAACCAGGACGTGGCCGTGGCCTTCATGAACCGCATGCTGGAGCCGGCGGTGCAGAAGGCGCTGTCGGAATTTGCGTTCACCGCGCCGTCGGTCTCAGGCATCGAGTTCTCGGCCGAAACGCTGAAGTACCTGGCCTACCCGGTGGAAGAAATGGACAAGCGCGGCCTGTTCATTCCCGACTGGACGCACATCAATGCCAACCGTTCGCGCTGGACGGAAAAGATGAACCAGATCTTCTCGGTCTGA